CCATATGTCCCCCGAAGCATGCTCCACAGGTTGGATTACAAATGCAAGCTCCAGCTTTAATGAAAATCTCCAGAAGCCCCATTTTTAAAGCTTGTAAATAAACTTCTGACGAAGCTGGTGTAATAAGCATTCTAACACCTTTTTTCACATGTCGGCCTTTCAATATTCTAGCCGCTAGCTCTAAGTCTTCTAAGCGTCCATTTGTACATGAACCGAGAAATGCCTGATTAATTTCGACTCCTTCAACTTCCTTAACTGGTTTCACGTTATCAACTGAATGGGGACATGCAACCATAGGCTCTAAATTGTCAACGTTAAACTCTAATGTTTTCTCGTATTCTGCGTCCGGATCGCTCCTAAATGTGTTAAACGGTTTATTTGTGCGTTCTTTCACATATTGAATTGTTTTATCATCTGGTTCAATTATACCAGTTTTAGCTCCCATCTCAACTGTCATATTGCATAATGTCAGGCGACCGCTGATACTCATCTCATGTATAGTTGGACCAGTAAATTCTACAGCCTTGTATATTGCGCCATCAGCTCCGATTTCACCAATTATGTTTAATATTAGGTCTTTAGGTGTCACAAACTTCTTGAAAACACCAACTACATTGATTCTTATCGTTGATGGAACCTTAAGCCATATTTTTCCAGTTGCAAATACAGCCGCCATCTCGGTTGAGCCTATTCCGGTTGCAAATGCCCCTAAAGCTCCATATGTACATGTATGTGAATCTGCGCCTACAATGAGCTCTCCTGGTCTAACATGACCCTTCTCAACCATTACTTGATGGCATATTCCCCCATCACCAACATCATATAGATATGGTATGTTCTGCTCCTCAGCAAATACCCTCATAATCTTATGTAATTCGGCTGATTTAACAGAGTCCGCTGGAACCTGATGGTCGAGAACTAGAACTATGCGCTGATTATCCCAGACCCTGCTTAGACCTATACGCTTAAACATCTGTATGGCTAGTGGACCCGTTATTTCATTTATCATTGCCATGTTGACTTTTGCCTCTATTATGTCACCCGGCTTAACATATTCTCTTCCAGAAGCAACTGCCAGAATTTTCTCAGATATATTCATGTCGCTCAACGCTATAATCTCACCAACAACCAATTATTTTTCAAGTCCAGACATTCTACGTATGAAAACACCAACCTTCTCAAGCGGGTGCTCCTCAATTTCCTCCATTAACTTTTTCAGCGTTTTCTCACCAGCCTTATGCTCAGCTATCCATTCCCAAGCGAATTTTCCACTTTGAACATCTCTTGCTGCCTTACGCATATTCTCCTTAACGTGTTCATCTATGATTTTTGGTCCAATAGTCAAGCCACCATATTTAGCGGTGTCTGAAACAGCCTTAAGCATACCACTTATACCCCTCTGATATACAAGATCCATTATTAATTTTGCTTCGTTACAGGCTTCAAAATATGCAAGTTCGGGAGGATAACCACACTCAACAAGAACCTCAAACCCCTTCTTAATTAGCTCAATAAGTCCACCCACTAAAACAGTCTGTTCACCAATTAAATCACTTTCAGTCTCATCCTTAAACGTTGTTTCTATAACCCCGGCTCTAGTGCAGCCTAAAGCTTTAGCAATAGCTAAAGCGATATCCCTAGCTTTGCCAGAATAATCTTGATGAACGGCTATTAAGGCTGGGACCCCGAAGCCGCTTAAATATGTTTCACGTAGTCTTGGTCCCGGACTCTTAGGCGCAACCATTATAACGTCAATATTTTTTGGCGGAATTATCTGCCTAAAATGTATGTTAAAGCCATGTGCAAAATCGAGAACTTTCCCCTCAGACAGGTATGGCTCAATATGCTCCTTATAAACCGCTGGCTGAACCATGTCTGGAACAAGCATAAGGATTATGTCTCCTCTTTTAGCAGCCTCCGATATTGGATAGACTTCGAAACCATCTTCCTTAGCCCTCTTCCAAGATTCTCCCTCTGGCCTAAGCCCTATGATAACCTTTAGTCTTGAGTCACGGATATTATGGGCTTGAGCGCACCCTTGACTCCCATAGCCAATTACAGCTATCGTTTTATCCTTAATCACTTCAAGACTTGCATCCTTATCAAAATATATCTTAACCATAAATCCTCACCCCTTATTCCATTTT
The window above is part of the Candidatus Bathyarchaeia archaeon genome. Proteins encoded here:
- the hacA gene encoding homoaconitase large subunit translates to MNISEKILAVASGREYVKPGDIIEAKVNMAMINEITGPLAIQMFKRIGLSRVWDNQRIVLVLDHQVPADSVKSAELHKIMRVFAEEQNIPYLYDVGDGGICHQVMVEKGHVRPGELIVGADSHTCTYGALGAFATGIGSTEMAAVFATGKIWLKVPSTIRINVVGVFKKFVTPKDLILNIIGEIGADGAIYKAVEFTGPTIHEMSISGRLTLCNMTVEMGAKTGIIEPDDKTIQYVKERTNKPFNTFRSDPDAEYEKTLEFNVDNLEPMVACPHSVDNVKPVKEVEGVEINQAFLGSCTNGRLEDLELAARILKGRHVKKGVRMLITPASSEVYLQALKMGLLEIFIKAGACICNPTCGACFGGHMGLLTAGEVCISSSNRNFIGRMGSSEAEIYLASPATVAASAVEGKITDPRRFTEELK
- the ilvC gene encoding ketol-acid reductoisomerase, coding for MVKIYFDKDASLEVIKDKTIAVIGYGSQGCAQAHNIRDSRLKVIIGLRPEGESWKRAKEDGFEVYPISEAAKRGDIILMLVPDMVQPAVYKEHIEPYLSEGKVLDFAHGFNIHFRQIIPPKNIDVIMVAPKSPGPRLRETYLSGFGVPALIAVHQDYSGKARDIALAIAKALGCTRAGVIETTFKDETESDLIGEQTVLVGGLIELIKKGFEVLVECGYPPELAYFEACNEAKLIMDLVYQRGISGMLKAVSDTAKYGGLTIGPKIIDEHVKENMRKAARDVQSGKFAWEWIAEHKAGEKTLKKLMEEIEEHPLEKVGVFIRRMSGLEK